The Meleagris gallopavo isolate NT-WF06-2002-E0010 breed Aviagen turkey brand Nicholas breeding stock chromosome 10, Turkey_5.1, whole genome shotgun sequence genome contains a region encoding:
- the BEND5 gene encoding LOW QUALITY PROTEIN: BEN domain-containing protein 5 (The sequence of the model RefSeq protein was modified relative to this genomic sequence to represent the inferred CDS: inserted 1 base in 1 codon) has translation MQKKIKIPKLSLNHVEEAGEVTDYGEEDVELRHSKRQDGRKQSEGTHKSIEAVVARLEKQNGMSLSNTSSPEEAFMEASEGMNNMDDAVVPRILYEELLRSYQQQQEEMRHIQQELERTRRQLVQQAKKLKEYGALVSEMKELRDLNRRLQDVLLLRLGSGPAIELEKVKPETIEPEPEVQKTFSEEANTSTYFPAPVPVMDKYILENGKVHLGSGIWVDEEKWHQLQVTQGDSKYTKNLAVMIWGTDVLKNRSVTGVATXKKKDAVPKPPLSPHKLSIVRECLYDRIAQETVDETEIAQRLSKVNKYICEKIMDINKSCKNEERRESAKFNLQ, from the exons atgcagaagaaaattaaaatcccCAAACTCTCTCTCAATCACGTAGAAGAAGCTGGGGAGGTTACAGATTATGGGGAAGAAGATGTGGAGCTTAGACACAGTAAG AGGCAAGATGGAAGGAAACAAAGTGAAGGTACACACAAAAGCATCGAAGCAGTTGTTGCTCgccttgaaaaacaaaatgggaTGAGTCTCAGTAATACTTCCAGCCCTGAGGAGGCTTTCATGGAGGCTTCAGAAGGGATGAACAACATGGACGATGCTGTAGTCCCTCGGATTCTGTATGAAGAATTGCTGAGGAGTTACcaacagcaacaagaagaaatgagaCACATTCAACAGGAGCTTGAAAGAACGCGGAGGCAGCTTGTGCAACAAGCAAAGAAGCTAAAGGAATATGGGGCACTCGtgtcagaaatgaaagagcTCAGAGACTTGAACAGGAGACTCCAGGATGTACTGCTTCTAAGACTAGGTAGTG GACCTGCCATTGAGCTTGAAAAAGTAAAACCAGAAACAATTGAGCCTGAACCTGAGGTACAGAAGACCTTCAGTGAGGAAGCAAATACATCAACGTATTTTCCTGCCCCTGTTCCAGTAATGGACAAGTATATTCTCGAGAATGGAAag GTCCATCTTGGCAGTGGAATTTGGGtagatgaggagaaatggcaCCAGCTGCAAGTAACACAAGGAGATTCAAAGTATACAAAAAATCTAGCGGTTATGATTTGGGGAACAGATGTTCTCAAGAACAGAAGTGTCACAGGAGTTgcaa aaaaaaagaaagatgccGTTCCCAAGCCACCTCTCTCACCTCACAAATTAAGCATTGTCAGAG aaTGTTTATATGATAGAATAGCACAAGAAACTGTGGATGAAACTGAAATTGCACAGAGACTCTCCAAAGTCAACAAGTACATCTGTGAAAAAATCATGGATATCAATAAGTCatgtaaaaatgaagaaaggagggaaagtGCAAAGTTCAATTTGCAATAA